One Hyphomicrobium sp. CS1GBMeth3 DNA window includes the following coding sequences:
- a CDS encoding response regulator transcription factor, whose product MNQPIRVMLVDDHAVVRRGYQTLIEEHVNIQVVCEAADADTAYKLYKSKAPDVVIMDITMPGRGGIDAIRQIRQWDPAARILVFSMHANAAYALQAFRAGAKGYVTKSSDPELLVAAIESVAKNKTALCPEISEAVATSRLKSDANAFEALSPREFEILGLILEAKSTEEIAETLRLAPKTVGNYHYAIKSKLGVGSDIDLVYFCMRHGLIAPLVSLQST is encoded by the coding sequence ATGAACCAGCCCATTCGCGTGATGCTTGTCGATGACCACGCCGTAGTCAGGCGGGGGTACCAGACTCTCATCGAAGAGCATGTAAACATTCAGGTTGTCTGTGAAGCCGCAGACGCCGACACCGCCTACAAACTCTATAAGTCCAAGGCGCCTGACGTCGTCATCATGGACATCACGATGCCGGGCCGTGGCGGCATCGATGCCATCCGCCAGATCCGCCAGTGGGATCCCGCCGCGCGCATTCTCGTGTTCAGCATGCACGCCAATGCCGCCTATGCCCTGCAGGCATTCCGGGCCGGAGCCAAAGGCTATGTCACGAAGAGCAGCGACCCGGAGCTGCTCGTCGCCGCCATCGAAAGCGTGGCAAAAAATAAGACCGCGCTCTGTCCGGAAATCTCCGAAGCCGTGGCAACCAGCCGGCTCAAGAGCGATGCCAACGCCTTCGAAGCCCTGTCACCGCGAGAATTCGAGATTCTCGGGCTGATCCTCGAGGCCAAATCTACCGAGGAGATCGCCGAGACGTTGCGGCTCGCACCCAAGACCGTTGGCAATTACCACTACGCAATTAAGAGCAAGCTTGGCGTCGGATCGGACATCGACCTCGTTTATTTCTGCATGCGGCACGGCCTCATCGCGCCGCTCGTGAGCCTTCAGTCTACCTGA